The following are encoded together in the Gopherus evgoodei ecotype Sinaloan lineage chromosome 17, rGopEvg1_v1.p, whole genome shotgun sequence genome:
- the LOC115636722 gene encoding diazepam-binding inhibitor-like 5: MSQAEFEKAAAMVREMKVPISEQEKLEIYSLYKQATIGDINIPCPCATDVTGKAKWEAWNGRKGLSKADAMKNYIAKAEELKKKYGA, encoded by the coding sequence ATGTCTCAGGCGGAATTTGAGAAAGCTGCTGCTATGGTCAGGGAAATGAAGGTTCCGATCTCAGAGCAAGAAAAACTGGAGATTTACAGTCTCTACAAACAAGCCACCATTGGGGACATCAACATTCCCTGTCCTTGTGCAACCGATGTAACAGGCAAAGCCAAATGGGAGGCCTGGAATGGACGCAAAGGGTTGAGCAAGGCCGATGCCATGAAGAATTACATAGCAAAAGCAGAAGAGCTGAAAAAAAAGTATGGAGCGTAA